In Flavobacterium endoglycinae, one DNA window encodes the following:
- the rhaT gene encoding L-rhamnose/proton symporter RhaT → MESLLGIIFHSIGGFSSGSFYMPFKKVKNWAWESYWLVGGFFSWLIVPPIAAYLTIPNFTEIIASASPSIKAFTFSMGLIWGIGGLTYGLGVRYLGMSLGNSIILGFCSAFGALVPSIYYDLYPTSGKVSFTDMLGNSGGQLVLLGVAVCLLGIAISGKAGMLKEKDFAVGHEDKDKDFSLVKGLIIAVVSGILSSFFNYGIEAGKPMAEQAVINGSNPLFQNNVTYIVLLWGGLTTNFIWCIYLNFKNKTIGDYTNKSTPITKNILFSALAGTMWFLQFFFYGMGESKLGNGASSWILHMATIILTANFWGFYLKEWKGVSKKTFNTFLLGIGLIMLSIVLVGIGNSL, encoded by the coding sequence ATGGAGTCATTATTAGGAATCATTTTTCATTCTATCGGAGGATTCTCTTCAGGTAGTTTTTATATGCCTTTCAAAAAAGTTAAAAATTGGGCATGGGAAAGTTACTGGCTCGTAGGTGGATTTTTCTCATGGTTAATTGTACCGCCCATTGCCGCTTACTTAACGATTCCTAATTTTACAGAAATTATCGCTTCAGCTTCACCTTCCATTAAAGCTTTTACATTTTCAATGGGCTTAATATGGGGAATCGGTGGATTAACATATGGTCTTGGCGTTCGTTATTTAGGAATGTCGTTAGGAAACTCCATTATTTTAGGATTCTGCTCTGCATTTGGAGCATTAGTTCCTTCTATTTACTACGATTTATATCCAACATCAGGAAAAGTATCTTTTACCGATATGCTCGGAAATTCTGGCGGACAACTGGTTTTATTAGGAGTTGCAGTTTGCTTATTGGGAATTGCCATTTCAGGAAAAGCAGGAATGCTGAAAGAAAAAGACTTTGCCGTGGGACATGAAGATAAAGACAAAGATTTCAGCCTCGTAAAAGGTTTAATCATTGCAGTTGTTTCGGGGATTTTAAGTTCATTCTTCAATTACGGAATCGAAGCAGGAAAACCAATGGCAGAACAAGCTGTAATTAACGGCTCAAATCCTTTGTTTCAGAATAATGTAACTTATATTGTGTTGCTTTGGGGAGGTTTAACAACCAACTTTATCTGGTGTATTTACCTAAACTTCAAAAACAAAACAATCGGTGATTATACCAATAAATCAACACCGATTACCAAAAATATCCTGTTTTCAGCTTTGGCCGGAACAATGTGGTTCCTGCAGTTTTTCTTCTACGGAATGGGAGAAAGCAAATTAGGAAACGGAGCCAGCTCATGGATTCTGCACATGGCCACGATTATTTTAACCGCAAACTTCTGGGGCTTTTATCTAAAAGAATGGAAAGGCGTTTCAAAGAAAACCTTCAATACTTTCCTTTTAGGAATCGGATTAATTATGCTCTCAATTGTTCTAGTCGGAATTGGAAATTCACTGTAA
- a CDS encoding bifunctional aldolase/short-chain dehydrogenase has translation MNFKHVSYLWDDDKAEALAGDEVALFIYRSNLLGADLRLTNYGGGNTSVKIIDKDPLTGENSEVMWIKGSGGDIGTLTKSGCAALYLDRLRNLENVYRGIEFEDEMVELFNHCIFDLASKAPSIDTPLHGFLPFNHIDHLHPDAAIAIAAAKDGKKITDELFDGEIGWVGWQRPGFDLGLQLRSCLEEAEKNGKKLRGIMLGSHGLFTWGDTAYDSYINTLEVIEKCAAYLEDNYGKKRPVFGGKKIDSLPEADRKLKAAKVAPILRGFCSSERQMIGHYTDDARVLEFINSNDLSKLAPLGTSCPDHFLRTKISPLVLELDPNEDLSDVNAVKEKLAPAFEAYRALYKDYYNACKKSNSPAMRDPNPVVILYPGVGMFTFAKDKTMARLASEYYINAVNVMKGAEAVSEYTSLPHQEAFDIEYWLLEEAKLQRMPKPKALSGRVAVITGSAGGIGKAIAKKFAQEGACVVINDINEERLEGTTAEFIQLFGKDAVSSTLLNVTDEVSTEKALDEACLAFGGADIIVNNAGISISKSIAEHTLEEWDRLYDILVKGQFIVSKAGIEVMRKQGFGGDIVNIVSKNAVVAGPNNPGYGSAKAAQAHLTRLMAAELGADKIRVNTVNPDAVISDSNIWSGGWAEGRAKAYGITVEELPAYYAKRTLLNEIILPDDIANACFTFVGGFLNKSTGNALNVDGGVAMGFYR, from the coding sequence ATGAATTTTAAGCATGTAAGCTATCTTTGGGATGACGATAAAGCCGAAGCATTAGCCGGAGATGAAGTAGCGCTTTTCATTTATCGTTCAAACCTTTTAGGAGCTGATTTAAGGCTTACTAACTATGGAGGAGGAAATACTTCTGTAAAAATTATTGATAAAGATCCTTTAACAGGTGAAAATTCAGAAGTAATGTGGATTAAAGGTTCTGGAGGAGACATTGGAACTTTGACAAAATCTGGTTGTGCGGCACTGTATTTAGACAGATTACGTAATCTTGAAAATGTGTATAGAGGAATTGAATTCGAAGACGAAATGGTAGAACTATTCAACCACTGTATTTTCGATTTGGCTTCAAAAGCACCTTCTATCGACACACCATTACACGGATTTTTGCCATTCAACCATATCGATCACTTACATCCAGATGCGGCAATTGCAATCGCTGCTGCGAAAGATGGAAAAAAAATCACAGATGAATTATTCGACGGAGAAATCGGTTGGGTAGGATGGCAGCGTCCTGGTTTTGACTTAGGGCTTCAATTAAGAAGCTGTTTGGAAGAAGCCGAAAAGAACGGTAAAAAACTACGCGGGATTATGTTAGGTTCTCACGGATTATTTACTTGGGGAGATACTGCATACGATAGCTACATCAATACGCTCGAAGTTATCGAGAAATGTGCAGCCTATCTTGAAGATAACTACGGTAAAAAACGTCCTGTTTTTGGAGGTAAAAAAATCGACAGCCTTCCAGAAGCTGATCGTAAATTAAAAGCAGCAAAAGTGGCTCCAATCTTAAGAGGTTTCTGTTCGTCAGAACGTCAGATGATCGGGCATTATACAGATGATGCCAGAGTTTTAGAATTTATCAACTCAAATGATCTTTCAAAACTAGCGCCGTTAGGAACTTCCTGTCCAGATCACTTTTTAAGAACTAAAATCAGCCCATTGGTTTTAGAATTAGATCCAAATGAAGATTTATCAGATGTAAATGCCGTTAAAGAAAAATTAGCTCCGGCTTTTGAAGCATATCGTGCCCTGTACAAAGACTATTACAACGCTTGTAAAAAGTCGAATTCACCTGCAATGCGTGATCCAAATCCAGTTGTGATTTTATATCCAGGAGTTGGAATGTTCACTTTTGCAAAAGATAAAACAATGGCGCGTCTGGCATCAGAATATTATATCAATGCCGTGAACGTAATGAAAGGTGCCGAAGCAGTTTCTGAATATACTTCATTACCTCACCAAGAAGCTTTTGATATTGAATATTGGTTATTGGAAGAAGCTAAATTACAGCGTATGCCAAAACCAAAAGCATTATCTGGCAGAGTAGCTGTGATTACAGGTTCTGCTGGAGGAATTGGGAAAGCAATTGCTAAGAAATTTGCTCAAGAAGGTGCGTGTGTAGTAATCAACGACATCAACGAAGAGCGTTTAGAAGGCACAACAGCAGAGTTCATCCAATTATTTGGTAAAGATGCCGTTTCAAGCACTTTGTTAAATGTTACAGATGAGGTAAGTACAGAAAAAGCATTAGACGAAGCTTGTTTAGCTTTTGGAGGTGCAGATATTATTGTAAACAATGCTGGGATCAGTATTTCTAAATCAATTGCAGAACACACTCTTGAAGAGTGGGACCGATTATACGATATTTTGGTAAAAGGACAATTTATTGTTTCGAAAGCCGGAATCGAAGTAATGCGCAAGCAAGGATTTGGAGGAGATATCGTAAACATTGTTTCTAAAAATGCAGTTGTAGCGGGGCCAAACAATCCGGGCTACGGTTCTGCAAAAGCAGCGCAGGCACACTTAACACGTTTAATGGCTGCCGAATTAGGAGCAGATAAAATCCGTGTTAATACTGTAAATCCAGATGCAGTAATCTCAGATTCAAATATTTGGTCTGGCGGATGGGCAGAAGGACGCGCAAAAGCATACGGTATTACGGTGGAAGAATTACCGGCATACTATGCAAAACGTACATTATTAAATGAAATTATTCTACCAGACGATATTGCCAATGCATGCTTCACATTTGTCGGCGGTTTCCTGAACAAATCAACAGGAAATGCCCTTAATGTAGACGGCGGAGTCGCAATGGGATTCTATAGATAA
- a CDS encoding TIM barrel protein produces MLISSNHIESHNEDLLKKHQNKFAFTTSEIENAEAIIQKLIDFQIAIPSWALGTGGTRFGRFAGGGEPRSLEEKIEDVGLLHKLNNASGAISLHIPWDIPTNYTDIKILAAQHGLKFDAMNSNTFQDQANAEHTYKYGSLQNVNKAVRKQAIAHNIEVIKHGIELGSESLTVWLADGSNFPGQLNFRKAYQNTLESLEEIYDALPSNWKLFLEYKCAEPNFYSTTVADWGQSYSYVKKLGDKAQTLVDLGHHLPNANIEQIVSLLLMENKLGGFHFNDSKYGDDDLTAGALKPYQLFLIFNELVEGMDARGMNHAKDLGWMIDASHNIKDPLEDLLQSVEAIMIAYAQALSVDRKALEKAQEENDVVKAQEILQNAFRTDVRALVAEARLRSGAALNPVELYRSLSVRKNLIGERGLKTLATGL; encoded by the coding sequence ATGTTAATCTCATCAAACCACATTGAATCTCATAACGAAGATCTATTAAAAAAACACCAGAATAAATTTGCCTTTACAACCTCAGAAATTGAAAATGCTGAAGCCATTATTCAAAAGTTAATCGATTTTCAAATTGCCATTCCATCTTGGGCTTTAGGAACAGGAGGAACAAGATTTGGACGTTTCGCCGGAGGTGGAGAACCTCGTTCATTAGAAGAAAAAATCGAAGATGTTGGATTACTTCATAAATTAAACAATGCTTCAGGAGCCATTTCACTTCATATTCCGTGGGATATTCCAACAAATTATACTGACATTAAAATACTAGCAGCACAGCACGGATTAAAGTTTGACGCCATGAACTCAAACACCTTCCAAGATCAAGCCAATGCTGAACATACTTATAAATATGGTTCTTTGCAAAACGTAAACAAAGCCGTGCGTAAACAAGCAATTGCTCACAACATAGAAGTAATTAAACACGGAATCGAATTAGGATCTGAATCTTTAACCGTTTGGTTAGCGGATGGTTCTAACTTTCCAGGACAATTAAACTTCAGAAAAGCTTATCAAAATACATTAGAAAGTTTAGAAGAAATCTACGATGCATTGCCTTCAAACTGGAAATTGTTTTTAGAATATAAATGCGCAGAACCTAATTTCTATTCGACAACAGTAGCAGATTGGGGACAATCGTATTCATATGTAAAAAAATTAGGAGACAAAGCACAAACGTTAGTCGATTTAGGACATCACCTTCCAAATGCCAATATTGAACAAATTGTTTCTTTATTATTGATGGAAAACAAATTAGGAGGATTCCACTTCAATGATTCAAAATATGGAGACGACGATTTAACTGCCGGAGCTTTAAAACCATACCAATTATTTTTGATTTTCAATGAATTGGTTGAAGGAATGGATGCCAGAGGAATGAATCATGCAAAAGATTTAGGCTGGATGATCGATGCTTCTCACAACATCAAAGATCCGTTAGAAGACTTATTGCAATCAGTTGAAGCAATTATGATTGCGTACGCCCAGGCACTTTCTGTTGATAGAAAAGCATTAGAAAAAGCACAAGAAGAAAATGATGTGGTAAAAGCACAGGAAATTCTTCAAAATGCATTCCGTACCGATGTTCGCGCTTTAGTGGCAGAAGCTCGTTTGCGTTCAGGAGCGGCTTTAAATCCAGTTGAATTATACCGCAGCCTTTCCGTTAGAAAAAATCTAATCGGAGAAAGAGGATTAAAAACATTGGCCACTGGGTTGTAA
- a CDS encoding FGGY-family carbohydrate kinase, with protein sequence MNVVAIFDIGKTNKKVFLFDENYKIVWEKSVNFEETVDEDGFPCEDINLLKNWIFERLEEIKNLTSYVLKAINFSTYGASFVYIDQEGKVLTPLYNYLKEYPENLKSDFYKKYKGEESFAVKTASPVLGSLNSGMQIYRLKEEKPDVFEKVKYCLHLPQFLSFLLTNEAYADITSVGCHTNLWNFKKMKYHKWLEKEGISNKIPPFHYGKDSIKNSDGLAVGAGLHDSSSAIIPYTINFTEPFVLLSTGTWSISLNPFNNKPLTFKELQNDCLCYLQYTEKPVKAARLFAGNEHEVQTKRLAEYFNVPIDTYKEVYFDKNIVSNLRALNFQILYPKKYNFDILKECPFQKRNLSTFKNYETAYHQLMLDLVEQQVFSTNLVIHNSPVKKIFVDGGFSKNSIYMNLLAEAFPDVEVYAASMAQASALGAALAIHQNWNPKPIQNDLIDLKFYKH encoded by the coding sequence ATGAATGTAGTTGCAATTTTTGATATTGGCAAAACAAACAAAAAGGTTTTTTTATTTGATGAAAATTATAAAATCGTCTGGGAAAAATCAGTCAATTTTGAAGAAACAGTCGATGAAGATGGCTTTCCTTGTGAAGATATAAACCTTCTTAAAAATTGGATTTTCGAACGTTTAGAAGAAATAAAAAACCTGACGAGTTACGTTTTAAAAGCCATCAATTTCAGCACTTACGGCGCCAGTTTTGTCTACATCGATCAAGAAGGAAAAGTTTTAACTCCTCTGTATAATTATTTAAAAGAGTATCCAGAGAATTTAAAATCAGACTTTTATAAAAAATACAAAGGCGAAGAATCATTTGCCGTAAAAACAGCTTCTCCAGTTTTAGGAAGTTTAAATTCGGGAATGCAGATTTACCGCTTAAAAGAAGAAAAACCAGACGTGTTCGAAAAAGTAAAATACTGTCTGCATCTGCCTCAATTTTTAAGTTTTCTTTTAACCAATGAGGCTTACGCCGATATTACAAGTGTGGGCTGTCATACCAATTTGTGGAATTTCAAAAAAATGAAATATCATAAATGGCTTGAAAAAGAAGGCATTTCAAATAAAATTCCACCGTTTCATTACGGAAAAGATAGTATTAAAAATTCAGACGGACTGGCAGTTGGAGCCGGACTTCACGATAGTTCATCAGCGATAATTCCGTATACCATAAACTTTACAGAACCGTTTGTTTTATTATCGACCGGAACGTGGAGTATTTCCTTAAACCCGTTCAATAACAAACCTTTGACTTTTAAAGAATTGCAAAATGACTGTTTGTGTTATTTGCAGTACACCGAAAAACCCGTAAAAGCCGCAAGACTTTTTGCAGGAAACGAACACGAAGTACAAACAAAAAGGCTGGCAGAGTATTTTAATGTTCCAATTGATACGTACAAAGAAGTTTATTTTGATAAAAATATTGTTTCGAATTTAAGAGCTTTAAATTTTCAAATCCTATATCCTAAAAAATATAATTTTGATATTTTAAAAGAATGTCCTTTTCAAAAAAGAAATCTTTCGACTTTCAAAAATTACGAAACAGCCTACCATCAATTAATGCTGGATTTGGTAGAACAACAAGTTTTTTCAACTAATTTAGTCATTCATAACAGCCCTGTAAAAAAGATTTTTGTTGACGGAGGATTCAGCAAGAATTCAATTTACATGAACTTATTAGCAGAAGCTTTTCCAGATGTAGAAGTATACGCCGCATCGATGGCACAAGCAAGCGCATTAGGTGCTGCATTGGCAATTCATCAAAACTGGAATCCTAAACCAATTCAAAATGATTTAATTGATTTGAAATTTTATAAGCATTAA
- a CDS encoding (Fe-S)-binding protein: MKIGLFIPCYVDQFYPKVGIATYELLQKLGCEVEFPMGQTCCGQPMANSGYAHLTKGCDANFIANFSGYDYIVCPSGSCVLHVKDHLHDEKQEEKATAIRNTVYELTEFITDVLKIDHIDGSFPFKVGMHVSCHGQRGLKLSQMSELNAPFFSKPEQLLHSIKGLDLVSLTRKDECCGFGGTFCVTEEAVSVKMGQDRIKDHESHDVDYITGGDMSCLMHLDGILKRQKSRIKTIHIAEILNSLEN, encoded by the coding sequence ATGAAAATCGGACTTTTTATACCGTGTTATGTTGATCAGTTTTACCCAAAAGTAGGAATTGCGACATACGAACTTTTGCAGAAATTAGGCTGTGAAGTTGAGTTTCCGATGGGGCAGACTTGCTGCGGCCAGCCCATGGCAAACAGCGGTTATGCACATTTAACAAAAGGCTGTGATGCTAATTTTATAGCTAATTTTTCAGGATACGATTATATTGTTTGTCCTTCCGGAAGTTGTGTTTTACATGTGAAAGATCATTTACACGACGAAAAACAGGAAGAAAAAGCCACCGCAATCCGAAATACAGTTTACGAACTGACAGAGTTTATAACTGATGTTTTAAAAATCGATCACATTGACGGAAGTTTTCCTTTTAAAGTCGGAATGCACGTAAGCTGCCACGGACAAAGAGGATTAAAGCTTTCGCAGATGTCAGAACTAAACGCACCATTTTTCTCAAAACCAGAACAATTATTGCATAGCATTAAAGGACTGGATTTGGTTTCCTTAACTAGAAAAGACGAATGCTGTGGTTTTGGAGGAACATTCTGTGTTACTGAAGAAGCGGTTTCAGTAAAAATGGGACAAGACCGAATTAAAGATCACGAAAGTCATGATGTGGATTATATTACAGGTGGAGATATGTCTTGTTTGATGCACTTAGATGGAATTCTAAAAAGACAAAAAAGCAGGATCAAAACCATTCACATTGCTGAAATATTAAATTCACTCGAAAATTAA
- a CDS encoding lactate utilization protein B: MSSEKVISHSEAATKFNKNVERVNWHDETLWFVRAKRDKSAHQIEDWELLRETASKIKLNVLSNIHDYLVEFEANAQRNGIIVHWAADAKEHNEIVHSILAKHNVKQMVKSKSMLTEECHLNDYLAEKGIEVIDSDLGEYIVQLRKEPPSHIVLPAIHLKKEDVSETFHEHLGTEKGNFNPQYLTESARHSLRNTFLTRKAALTGVNFAVAETGEFVVCTNEGNADMGAHLADVHIACMGFEKLIPKREHLGVFLRLLARSATGQPITTFSSHFKKPRDGKEMHIVIVDNGRSTQLGREDFRNSLKCIRCGACMNTCPVYRRSGGHSYHNAVAGPIGSILAPNLDMSKNADLPFASTLCGSCTNVCPVKIDIHDQLYKWRQVLVKEGHTPKAKSIAMKTMAAVLANPTIFNIAGKSGRFVMKNIPGMVNNKMNKWYDQREMPDVPEQSFREWYKKNSRESKNKENEQ, from the coding sequence ATGTCATCAGAAAAAGTAATATCGCACAGCGAAGCCGCAACAAAATTCAACAAAAATGTCGAGCGTGTCAATTGGCATGATGAAACACTTTGGTTTGTTCGTGCGAAAAGAGATAAATCAGCACACCAGATCGAAGATTGGGAACTGCTTCGCGAAACGGCTTCTAAAATAAAACTGAACGTTCTCTCTAATATTCACGACTATTTAGTGGAATTTGAAGCGAATGCTCAGAGAAACGGAATAATTGTACATTGGGCGGCAGATGCCAAAGAACATAATGAAATAGTACATTCGATTCTGGCAAAACACAATGTAAAGCAAATGGTAAAATCCAAATCGATGCTTACAGAAGAATGCCATTTAAATGATTATTTAGCCGAAAAAGGAATAGAAGTAATCGACTCTGATTTAGGTGAATATATCGTACAACTTCGAAAAGAACCGCCAAGCCATATTGTACTTCCGGCGATTCACTTAAAAAAAGAAGATGTAAGCGAAACTTTCCACGAACATTTAGGAACTGAAAAAGGAAATTTCAATCCGCAGTATTTAACAGAATCGGCTCGTCATAGTTTGCGAAATACATTTTTGACGAGGAAAGCAGCGTTGACTGGAGTTAATTTTGCTGTGGCAGAAACCGGAGAGTTTGTGGTTTGCACCAACGAAGGAAATGCCGATATGGGCGCACATTTAGCCGATGTTCATATTGCCTGTATGGGATTTGAAAAATTAATTCCGAAAAGAGAACATTTAGGCGTTTTCCTGAGATTATTGGCCAGAAGTGCAACAGGACAGCCTATTACAACTTTTTCGAGTCATTTTAAAAAGCCAAGAGACGGAAAAGAAATGCACATCGTAATTGTAGACAATGGCAGAAGTACACAATTAGGAAGAGAAGACTTTAGAAATTCGCTAAAATGTATTCGTTGTGGTGCGTGTATGAATACCTGCCCGGTTTACCGACGAAGCGGCGGACACAGTTATCACAATGCGGTTGCAGGACCAATTGGTTCTATTTTGGCGCCAAACCTAGATATGAGCAAAAATGCCGATCTGCCTTTTGCAAGTACACTTTGTGGTTCTTGTACCAACGTTTGTCCCGTAAAAATCGATATTCACGATCAGCTGTACAAATGGCGTCAGGTTTTGGTAAAAGAAGGACATACGCCAAAAGCAAAATCCATCGCCATGAAAACTATGGCAGCCGTTTTAGCTAATCCAACGATTTTTAATATTGCTGGAAAATCAGGACGATTTGTGATGAAGAATATTCCAGGAATGGTTAACAATAAAATGAACAAATGGTACGATCAGCGTGAAATGCCTGATGTTCCAGAACAATCCTTTAGAGAATGGTACAAGAAAAATTCTAGGGAATCTAAAAATAAAGAAAATGAGCAGTAA
- a CDS encoding LutC/YkgG family protein, producing MSSKAEILKRIKLNQPNVAADLPDLTVLGSEQFDTIETYKTVLKGIGGDPVEVADYTEIIKYIKSNYNLEKRLITTIPELSEIASLDWKNTDPHSLENVELTVIKAYFGVAENSGLWVTDDILGQRVAPFIAQYLAIIVHKSDIVRTMQQAYDRIGNQEYGFGTFIAGPSKTADIEQSLVLGAHGARGLIVFLLD from the coding sequence ATGAGCAGTAAAGCCGAAATCCTAAAAAGAATCAAACTGAACCAGCCTAATGTTGCTGCAGACCTGCCAGATTTAACTGTTTTAGGTTCGGAACAATTTGATACAATCGAAACCTATAAAACGGTTTTAAAAGGCATTGGAGGTGATCCAGTTGAAGTTGCTGATTATACAGAGATTATCAAGTATATCAAATCCAATTACAATCTGGAAAAAAGATTGATAACCACGATTCCAGAACTTTCAGAAATAGCATCTTTAGACTGGAAAAATACTGATCCGCATTCGCTTGAAAATGTAGAACTAACTGTTATTAAAGCCTATTTTGGAGTAGCCGAAAACAGCGGACTCTGGGTAACCGATGATATTTTAGGACAGCGTGTTGCGCCTTTCATTGCACAATATCTAGCGATTATCGTTCATAAAAGCGATATTGTACGCACGATGCAGCAAGCATATGATCGAATAGGAAATCAAGAATATGGTTTTGGAACTTTTATTGCCGGGCCTTCAAAAACGGCTGATATTGAACAATCTCTGGTTCTAGGAGCACATGGCGCAAGAGGATTAATTGTCTTTTTGTTGGATTAA
- a CDS encoding carbohydrate kinase family protein, whose translation MKNEKNLKAIAFGEVLWDVFDGEKKIGGAPLNVALRMKSFGADTAMISCVGNDEEGREIINKVKELGLETDTISISNEYPTGLVEVTLNESGSATYEINYPSAWDKIVLDQKSRSIVSEADVLIYGSLISRDKVSRLALQELLQADIYKVFDVNLRKPHYSYPVLEQLMESADFIKFNDEELLEITAFFGFISSNLRENMKFISSITEAKAMCVTRGKHGALLYWKGKLYENKGYPVKVVDTVGAGDSFLAALITSLLSGKEPQDSIDFACAVGALVAGSPGANPQLSDAAIEEFKNKN comes from the coding sequence ATGAAAAACGAAAAAAATCTTAAAGCAATAGCTTTTGGCGAAGTATTGTGGGATGTTTTTGATGGTGAAAAGAAAATAGGAGGAGCACCGTTAAATGTGGCGTTGCGTATGAAATCCTTTGGTGCTGATACCGCAATGATTAGCTGTGTAGGAAATGATGAAGAGGGAAGGGAAATTATAAATAAAGTAAAAGAGTTGGGATTGGAAACGGATACTATAAGTATTTCAAATGAATATCCAACAGGTCTGGTTGAAGTAACTTTAAACGAAAGTGGTTCTGCAACTTATGAAATCAATTATCCATCGGCTTGGGATAAAATTGTATTAGATCAAAAATCCAGATCGATTGTCTCAGAAGCAGATGTTTTAATTTATGGCAGTTTGATCTCAAGAGATAAAGTTTCAAGATTAGCGCTTCAGGAATTATTGCAGGCAGATATTTACAAGGTTTTTGATGTCAATCTGAGAAAACCACATTATTCATATCCCGTTTTAGAGCAGTTAATGGAGTCTGCAGACTTTATAAAGTTTAATGACGAAGAATTACTTGAAATTACCGCTTTTTTTGGCTTTATCTCGTCTAATCTTCGTGAAAACATGAAATTTATTTCCAGTATTACAGAAGCGAAAGCAATGTGTGTGACACGCGGAAAACATGGCGCTTTGTTATATTGGAAAGGAAAACTGTACGAAAACAAAGGCTATCCAGTAAAAGTGGTTGATACGGTAGGAGCAGGCGATTCTTTTTTAGCGGCTTTAATTACGTCACTGCTTTCAGGAAAAGAACCTCAGGATTCAATTGATTTTGCCTGTGCGGTTGGAGCGTTGGTTGCCGGATCTCCAGGAGCAAATCCGCAATTGTCGGATGCTGCAATCGAGGAGTTTAAAAATAAAAATTAA